GAGTCCCGGTCTGTTCAACCCGAAGATGGACATCCTGACAGAGGAACTTGAGATGGGCGTTCCTCAACATGGCTCCTGGGAGGAGGCCGGATTCCAGCAGAACCTGGAACCCGTTGCAGATGCCGATGACAGGAAATCCATTCCTGGCCATTCGGATTACCTCGTTCATGACAGGGGAAAATCGGGCGATGGCACCGGCCCTGAGGTAATCTCCGTGGGCAAATCCGCCGGGCATGACGATCGCGTCGTAGGATGAAAGATCTTCTTCCCTGTGCCAGATTCTCTGGGCCGGAAGGCCGATGACGTGATTCAGTACATGCTCGACGTCTTCGTCACAGTTGGAACCCGGAAAGGTAACGACGGCGACTTTCATGGAACGGGAGTAACCCTGGCGGTCTCGATGACGGTATTGGCCAGGAGCTTCTGGGCCAGGTCTTCTGCGATGGCCAGACCTTCAGTCTCATTGGCGGTGTCGATCTCCATCATGAAGACCTTCCCGGCCCGTACTCCATGGACCCGGTCATATCCAAGCGACTGGATGGCTTTCTGGATGGTCTTGCCCTGAGGATCCAGGACAACGTCTTTTAAAAACACCTCGACCTTGAACTTCATTCAAACCTCCAAGGGATAGGTGATGGAGTGCTGTGCGGCTACCTCCATCTTAACATGAGTCGCCCCTTCCGTCTTAAGGACTTCACGGGCGGAAAGGTCTGCCATCTCTGGCAGGTTGTTGTGTTCGCTCAGATGAGCGAGCACGAGGGATGTGAGCCTGCTGTGGATCAGTTCAGGAAGAAATTCCCGGACCT
The sequence above is a segment of the Thermoanaerobaculia bacterium genome. Coding sequences within it:
- the purQ gene encoding phosphoribosylformylglycinamidine synthase subunit PurQ; this encodes MKVAVVTFPGSNCDEDVEHVLNHVIGLPAQRIWHREEDLSSYDAIVMPGGFAHGDYLRAGAIARFSPVMNEVIRMARNGFPVIGICNGFQVLLESGLLPGAMLRNAHLKFLCQDVHLRVEQTGTPFTTAYDRNQVIRVPIAHMEGNYFAPPDLIEELEANGQIVFRYVHPDGRREDTAFEANPNGALHSIAGIRNREGNVVGLMPHPERCSESVLGNTDGRKVFDSLLNHLRGDQ
- the purS gene encoding phosphoribosylformylglycinamidine synthase subunit PurS, with protein sequence MKFKVEVFLKDVVLDPQGKTIQKAIQSLGYDRVHGVRAGKVFMMEIDTANETEGLAIAEDLAQKLLANTVIETARVTPVP